In Nocardia sp. NBC_00403, the DNA window CGCCCGCCTCGACGAAGCCTGCCAGCACCAGTGGCTCGGCGAAGTCAGGCGATTGGACGATCCCGCCAGACCTTCGTGTCACGCGATGCCACAAATTGGCTTCAGCTGAAGCGTGCGTTCTCAGGTCGCGCGCTTCTCGGCGGAAGCGCACGTTCGGCAACCGCGCGCCCGGCGGCATTTCAGTGCGTTCGGCAGTTGGGGCCATGGAGGCGGGGAGGGCGCGACATATGATCTGATCATTGCGCAGGAGGGAGCCCGATGGAGAGCCCGATCGAGGTGGTGCGCAGGTTCTGCGCGGCGTGGTCCGACGACGCCGGGGTCAGCGAGCTGGCCGCATTCCTCACAGACGACGCCGTCTACCACAACATCCCGATGGCACCGGTCACCGGCAGGGAAGCGATCGCCGACAACATCGCCTCGTTCATCCGCCCTGGCCCGCCAGGCATCATGGGCATCGACTTCCGCATCATCAACATCGCAGCCAATGGTCCGGTCGTGATGACCGAGCGGGTGGACGTCTTCACGATCCCCGACAGGTCCTTCGAGCTCCAGGTCATGGGGACCTTCGAGGTCAGGGACGGCAGGATCAGCGCCTGGCGGGACTATTTCGACCTGAACCAGTTCACCAGCCGGATGGGATGACTCCGGTTAACTGCCCGAACTTCGTTGGATTTCGGCGATTACTACCGAGACCCCGAAGTACCACGCGTAGCAGAGGATTACTACGGACAAGCGTCCCGTATTCGGCATAGCCGTGCGTTCATTTCGGCCACCTCGGTCGAAACCTCGTAGCTTCGACACATTGCATCGACATCCACCGGTGTGACTCGCAGCGGTATGTGGCTGGTGCATCGGTCGATACAACATCCGCACGTCGGCATTATGGTGCGGCAGGACTACGGTGCCTGGGCGGTCCGGACCTACATCGCAAGCGAGCTACCGGGGTGTGGCCGGCCCCGCAGCTGCGTTCATCGGAGTCGAGGCGTAACGACTATTCACCTCGAGTCGCGGCCCGCCAAGCGGGCGGGCACGCTCGCCCGCGGGCTTGTTCGGAACGTCGGTTTGGCTGCTCAGCGGTTCGTGGACAAGGGCATTCGATCCGGATACCGGTTACGCATCGCTGTGCTGGCGGCGGGTCCGGCGGCGAAGACGTAGGCGTTGCTGTCATCGAGACGGCGGCCGGTTTTCGCATCGATGACCACCGGCTCCACCTCGTTGCCGGTATCGGCGTCGATCAGGATCATGCTGCGTTCCTCCGGTGCCAGGCGGGTATTGCCCCACGCGGCCAGGGCTACCAGCACCGGGCGCAGCGAACGCCCGAGATCGGTCAGCACGTACTCGTGGCGTACCGGATTGGTCTGGTACGGGCGGCGCTCCAGCAAACCGTCCGCCAGCAATGCCTTCAATCGACTGGTCAGCATGCTCGAGGAGATACCCAGATTCTCCTGGAACTGATCGAACCGGGTGTAGCCGTCGAAGGCGTCGTGCAGGATCAGCAAGGTCCACCATTCGCCCACTTGTTCGATCGCGGTCGACAGCGGGCATTCCTTATCTTCGGCTCTGATGCGACCGCCCAAGATGTGACATCCTCTCCAGTTCCTGCTAAATTCAAAGTTAGTTACTTCTATTTTAGCAGGTACTGAAGCGTGGGTCTCCCAGATGCTCGCATGTGAAAGGACAGTGCCAATGACCCTGCCTATCAGCGATTCCCTCCAGGGCAGACGTGCGCTGGTGTCCGGGGGCACCAAGGGTATCGGTGCCGCGATCGCGACACGCTTACATCTGCGGGGGCGACCGTGCTCGTGACAGCACGTAGCCGGCCCGCCGATATCGCGGAGGAGGCGTTCATCGCCGCCGATCTGAGCACCGCCGACGGTGTCAGAGCCGTTGTCGCCGAAACGAATTCACGTGTTGCGGGCCTCGATATTCTCGTCAATACACTGTGGGTGGATCCGAGGCTCCCGCCGGTGGATTCGCCGCCCTGAACGAAGACGATTGGGCTCGGGAGTTGAACACCAACCTGATGGCCGCTGTCCGGCTGGACCGCGGCCTGCTGCCGGGCATGATCGACGCGGGCGAGGGTGTCATCGTGCACGTCACCTCGATTCAACGGCGGATGCCGCTGTGGAACGGCACTCTCGCCTACGCCGCCGCCAAGGCCGCGCTCACCACCTACAGC includes these proteins:
- a CDS encoding limonene-1,2-epoxide hydrolase family protein encodes the protein MESPIEVVRRFCAAWSDDAGVSELAAFLTDDAVYHNIPMAPVTGREAIADNIASFIRPGPPGIMGIDFRIINIAANGPVVMTERVDVFTIPDRSFELQVMGTFEVRDGRISAWRDYFDLNQFTSRMG
- a CDS encoding winged helix-turn-helix transcriptional regulator; protein product: MGGRIRAEDKECPLSTAIEQVGEWWTLLILHDAFDGYTRFDQFQENLGISSSMLTSRLKALLADGLLERRPYQTNPVRHEYVLTDLGRSLRPVLVALAAWGNTRLAPEERSMILIDADTGNEVEPVVIDAKTGRRLDDSNAYVFAAGPAASTAMRNRYPDRMPLSTNR